From the genome of Peptoniphilus sp. ING2-D1G:
GAACTCATAAATTCAATTCAGACGAATCAAAACGAAAAATTCAGAAACAAATACAGAAAAGTGGACATTCTATTAATAGACGATATTCAGTTTATTGCCGATAAGGACAGAACAATGGAAGAATTTTTTCACACCTTCAATGAACTCCACAGTCAAAATAAACAAATTGTTCTGACTTCCGATAAACCTCCTCAAGAAATAAAATCTCTTGAAGAAAGACTTATCTCAAGATTCGCATGGGGCCTTGTAGTGGATATTCAGCCGCCTGATCTGGAAACAAGAATTGCAATACTAAGATCAAAGGCTAATAACGAAGGATATGATGTATCAGATGATGTGATAAACTTCATAGCAAAAAACGTAAAAAGCAATATAAGAGAACTTGAAGGAGCACTGTCGAGAATAATGGCCTATTCAAAATTAACTTCAAATTCTATTACTGAAGAAACAGCAGAGATAATTTTAAAGGATATTTACAATACTAAAAAAGAAAAAGAAATAAACACCGAAATCATAAAAGAGGTAGTATGCAAGCATTTCAACATATCGGTGGCGGATATGAATTCTAAAAAAAGAACCAGAAATATAGCATATCCAAGGCAAATAGCCATGTTTATAACAAGGGAATTAACCGATCTTTCCCTTCCTAAAATAGGAGAGGAATTCGGAGGAAGAGATCATTCAACTGTAATACATGCATATAATAAAATTGAAAAAGATATGGAGAAACATACTTCTCTAAAGATAAAAATAAATAATTTTAAAAAAGAAATAACCGGCTGATGTTAGTAACTTAGATAAATATTCAAATAATCAACATTTTATAAAACTTATCAAATATTGTTGATTATTTGTTTTGAAGCACTTACTAACAAACTAACAACCCCTATTACTATTATTAATATATATATATACTATATATGTGATTGGAGAAAAAAATGAAAATCAAAGTAAATAGAAAAGAACTCGTTAAACACATTAATATCGTACAAAAAGCTATTTCCAACAGAACCACTAAACAGATACTTGAAGGTATACTTTTAATAGCTGAAGATAATATTCTTACATTGATTGCATCCGATGAAAAAATAAGCATAAAAAGCAAGCTTTCAACTATTGTTAACAAATCGGGAAAATGCGTTGTAAACGCCAGGCTTTTTGGAGAAATAATAAGAAGATTACAAGATGATGTAATAGATATTACAGTAAATCAAAACAATATGAATATCAATGCTAAAAGGTCGGATTTCAACATACAAGTTCAAAATGAAGAGGAATTCCCAAATTTACCGCGAATGGATGATGGATTGAATTTTGAAATAGATTCTGAAGATTTAAAAGATGCTGTAAGAAAAACAACCTTTGCGGTTTCTATAGATGAAACGAGAATAAATTTCACAGGGGTTTTTATGGACGTAAATCCTGAAGAAATAAATTTTGTTGCAATTGACGGATTCAGAATGGCGCTAAAGAGCATAAAAACAAAAACAGAAACGAAAACTTCAGTCATAATACCTGCAAGAGCATTAAATGAACTTGTAAAAATAATAGAAGAGGAAGAAAAAATAATAAAAGTTGATTTGAGTTTCAATCAAATAAAGTTCACTCTTGATAATGCTGAATTGTACAGCACTTTAATTCCGGGGGAATTCTTTAAATACGAAGGTCTAATAAGAAAAAATCACACGACAGTTGCCTCTACAAATATATTTGAACTGCAAAACGCACTTGAAAGAGCATCTCTATTGGCAAAGGAAGAAAGAGCAAATCTTGTAAAACTGGATGTTCACGATTCGGATATATTAATAACATCAAATTCTGAAATAGGATCTGTAAAGGAAAATGTGGAATCTCAAGTTGATGGAGAGGGATTGAAAATAGCTTTCAATTCAAAATATCTACTGGAAGGAATAAAGAATATGACAAGTGAAACACTGAAACTCAATTTTACAGATTCTGTAAATCCCTGCATAATCACTGAAGAAGAGGATCCTGATTACATTTACCTCGTACTGCCTGTAAGACTTGCGAATTAGGAGAAAATCATGGACAAAGATCATATTACACTTAGTGATTTTTTAAAATTGAACAATATAGTCCAAAGTGGAGGAGAAGCAAAAATTTTAATTCAATCAGGGCAAGTAAAGGTAAATGGAGAAGTTGAAACAAGAAGAGGTAAAAAACTTCAAAAAGGAGATAAAATTACACTTAACTCAGAAGAATATACATGGTGAATAATGAAAATTTTAAATTTAGAAATTTTTAAATTTAGAAATTATGAATACTTAAATTTTAAACCCGATATAAATTTAAATTTAATTTTGGGTGAAAATGCCATGGGAAAAACCAATTTTCTGGAAGCTATTTATATGCTAACTTTCGGAAAATCCTTTAGAACCTCAAGAGATAAAGATCTCATAAAGATAGGTTCAAATAATACAATATTAAAATCTAAAGTACTTAATTTTGAATATGAAGACGAATTGGAAGTAGAAATTGAATTACAAGGATCAAATAAGTTTAAGATAAATGAAAAGCAGGAAAGTATAAAAAAATACAAAAAAAATTTCAGTTCGGTAATTTTTTCTCCTGCTGATTTAAACATGATAAAACAATCACCCAATGAAAGAAGAAAATATTTAGATGATTTAATATCCATAATAAGCCCGGTATACGAACACAATCTATCATGTTATAAAAAAATAGTTTTCCAACGAAACAGATTATTAAAAAATAATTTAAAAGAAAATAATAGCAAAAATTTACTGGAAGTCTATAATTTTCAACTTGCAAATTATGGAATAAAGCTATTAAAGGAAAGACTTAAAATAATAAGAATATTTGAAAAATTTTGCAAACATCACTTCAAAGTTTTATCGGGAGGAGATGATTTCAAAATAACTTATTTAAGTACAATAGCTTTTAATTTGGAAGAAGATATAGGAAAAACCTTTAAAGAGAGTTTAAATAAGGCATTAACTTCAGATTTAGAAAAAAGAATAACCACAATAGGACCTCATAGAGATGATCTTGATTTTAAAATAAACGGACTTTCTGCAAAAAATTACGCATCACAAGGCGAGATAAGAACTGCCGTGCTATCTTTAAAACTATCTGAAATAGATTTGATAAAAGAATATAAAAAGAACAATCCTATATTGTTGCTTGATGATGTTTTTTCTGAACTGGATAAAAACAGGATAAGTTATTTGATTAATAATATATCAAACACCCAAACATTCATTACATCAACGAGTTATGATTTTAAAATAAGTGATTTAAAGGGGAGTATTTATGAAGTTAAAGAAGGGAAAATTTTTAATATAGACAGGAGAATGAAATGAAGAATAATGAAAGACATTATGGTGCCGAAGATATTCAGGTTTTAACAGGTCTTGAACCTGTAAGAAAAAGACCTGGTATGTATATCGGTTCTACAGGAGAAAAGGGACTGCATCATTTAGTATATGAGGTAGTTGACAATTCCATTGACGAAGCCTTGGCGGGTATTTGCGACAAAATAACAATCGAAATTCACGAAAATGGAGCGATTTCTGTAACCGATAACGGCTCGGGGATACCTACCGAAATTCATCCCCAAACCAAAAAAAGCACAGTTGAAACCGTACTTACCATACTTCATGCAGGGGGAAAATTCACCAATAAAGCTTATTCAGTATCGGGAGGTCTGCACGGAGTAGGGGTTTCCGTAGTAAATGCACTTTCAATTGAACTGGTAGCAACAATCAAGAGAAATGGAAAAATATATCAGCAAAAATTCTCAAGAGGAAAAGCTGTAAGTGAGCTTGAAATTATCGGCACTACTGAAAAATCCGATACGGGAACAAAAATATATTTTGTACCCGATGAAGAAATATTTGATACGGTTATATTTAACGATGAAGTTCTCTTAAGAAGATTTAGAGAAATGGCATTTTTAAACAAAGGCATCACAATAGAATTTATAGATAGAAGAAATGATAAAAGTGAAATTTTTATGTACGAAGGTGGAATAAAATCCTTTGTAGAGTTTATAAATAGAAAGAAAACTCCCGTACAAAAAAAAATAATTTATATAGATGAAGAAAGAGAAAAGGTTGTAGTAGAGATAGCTCTTCAATACACGGATTCCTACAATGAAACCGTGCTTACTTTTGCAAATAACATAAATACAGAAGAAGGAGGAACTCACCTTTCAGGACTGAGATCTGCACTTACAAGGACAATAAATGAATATGGACGAAAATACAATATAATAAAGGAAAAAGAAGAAAATTTATCCGGTGAAGATGTAAGAGAAGGTCTTACAGCTGTAATATCGGTTAAACTTCCCAATCCTCAATTTGAAGGACAAACAAAAGCAAAGCTCGGTAATTCCGAAATCAGAGGCATAGTAGATTCAGTATTATCTGAAAATTTGGAAAACTTTTTAGAGGAAAATCCAAAGATTGCAAAATCCATATTGGAAAAAGCCCTTTCAGCAAGAAGAGCAAGAGAGGCCGCACGAAAGGCAAGAGATCTTTCAAGAAAGAAAAATATTTTGGATAGCATGGCTCTTCCCGGAAAACTAAAGGACTGTCAGAACACCGACAATGAAACAACGGAGATTTTCCTTGTGGAAGGTAATTCCGCAGGAGGCTCGGCGACTGATGCAAGGGATTCAACTTATCAAGCAATTCTTCCCCTTAGAGGTAAGATAATGAATGTAGAAAAAGCAAGAATTGACAGAGTACTTAATTCAGAAGAAATAAAAGCCATGATAACAGCCTTCGGTACAGGTATCGGAGAAGATTTCAACATTGAAGATTTAAGATATAACAAGATAATAATAATGACCGATGCCGATATAGACGGCGCTCATATAATGACACTTCTGCTTACATTTTTATTCAGATACTTAAGACCTCTCATTGAAGAAGGGCATGTATATGTGGCAAAACCTCCGCTTTTTGGAATTCTACACAGAAATAAAGCTGTGAGATATTGTTACGATGAAGCGGAACTCCAAAGCGCTTTAAAGGAACTTGGAAAAGATAAAAAATATGAAATAAAACGATATAAAGGTCTCGGAGAGATGAATGCCGAAGATCTTTGGGAAACAACCATGAATCCGGATCACAGGATACTGCTTAGGATAGAATTGGATGATTTGGTTTATGCTGATGAAACCTTTGATACACTAATGGGATCCGAAGTTGAACCCAGACGTGAATTTATACAAGAAAATGCAAAATATGTTGATTATATAGATGCATAGGAGGAAATATGAGTGAATTTTCAAATAGTGGAATAGTCGATGTAAAACTGTCGGAAAAAATGAGGAAGTCTTACCTCGAGTATTCCATGAGCGTAATAGTATCCCGTGCATTACCTGATGTAAGAGATGGTTTAAAACCGGTACACAGAAGAATATTGTATGGAATGCAAGTTTTAGGATTAACTCCCGGAGGTCCTTATAAAAAATCTGCAAGACTTGTAGGAGATGTAATGGGTAAATTTCACCCTCATGGGGATTCATCCATTTACGATGCTACAGTTAGACTTGCACAACCCTTCAATACGAGATATCCCTTAGTGGACGGACAAGGTAACTTCGGAAACATCGATGGAGACGGCGCAGCGGCAATGCGTTATACAGAAGTGAGAATGGCAAAACTCGCCCTTGAAATGCTAAGAGATATAAATAAAGATACAGTGGATATGGTTCCTAATTTCGATGAAGAAGAAATTGAACCCGCCGTACTTCCGGCGAGATTTCCCAATCTTTTAGTAAACGGATCTGCCGGAATTGCAGTAGGAATGGCTACGAATATGCCTCCTCATAACTTAAGAGAAGTCATAGACGGAGTAATAAGTTTTATAGACAATGAAGACATAACAATAAAAGAACTAATGAAGGACATAAAGGGACCGGATTTTCCCACAGGCGCCTATATAATGGGAAGAGAAGGAATAAAACAAGCCTATGAAACAGGCAGAGGCAAAATTCAAATAAGAGCCGTCGCTGAGATAGAGGAAGTAAAAAACAAGCAAAGAATAATAATAAGAGAACTTCCCTACCAAGTCAACAAATCAGCTCTTCAAGTGAAGATAGCCTCCTTGGTAAAAGATAAAGTCATTGAAGGAATTTCCGCAATAAGAGATGAATCCTCCAGAAAAGGAATAAGAGTAGTAATTGATTTAAAAAAGGATGCTCATGCAAATGTCGTTTTAAATAAACTGTACAAAAACACTCAAATGCAAATAACCTTCGGGATAATAAACTTGGCTCTTGTAAACGGAGTACCTAAAATTTTAAATCTCAAGGAATTAATTTCCCATTATGTGGATCATCAAATAGAAGTAGTGACAAGAAGAACTAAATTCGACTTAGATAAATCAAAAGCCAGAGCTCATATAGTTGAAGGGCTTGAAATTGCTCTGGACAATATAGACAGAATTATAGAAATCGTAAGATCTTCAAAGGACGATGCTGAAGCTAAGGAAAAATTCACATTGGAATTTGGACTTTCAGACATTCAAGGACAGGCAATTCTCGATATGAGAATAAAAAGACTCACAGGACTTGAAAGAGAAAAACTGGACAGCGAATACAAAGAACTTCTTAAAATCATCAGAGAATTAACTGAAATTTTAGATGATCATTCAAAATTAATGGGAAAAATAAAAGAAGAATTAAATGAAATAAAAGAAAAATATTCAGACTTAAGAAGAACCGTAATAAAAGCTTCGGAATCTGAAATAGATATAGAAGACATAATAAAAGAAGAAGATGTAGTAATAACACTTACAAAACTCGGCTATATAAAAAGAATGCCCGAAGGAACATATAAACCCCAAAGAAGAGGCGGAAGAGGAATTTCCGCTCTAAGCACAAAGGACGGAGATTTTGTATGTGATTTATTTGTAACATCAAGCCACGATTCAATATTGTTCTTTACAAATTTAGGAAGAGTATATAGACTTAAATCATATGAAATACCTGAAAGCTCAAGACAGGCAAGAGGAATGGCTGTGGTCAACCTATTGGAACTATCAGCCGGAGAAACTATTCAATCCATAATACCGGTAAAAGAATTCGATCCGGATCTTAATATTTTAATGGCTACAAAAAAAGGAATAGTTAAAAAAACATCCTTTGAAGAATACAAAAACATAAGAAAAACAGGTATAATTTCCATGAACTTAAAGGAAGAAGACTCAATTATAGCAACAATGCTCACCACGGGAAATGAAGATGTAATAATTGCCACTAAAAAAGGAAAAGCCATAAGATTTTCCGAAAAAGACGTAAGAAACACAGCCAGAAACTCCATGGGAGTAAAGGCAATTGAACTGGATAAAGATGATGAGGTAATAGGATGCGAAATAGCCGATGATGAAAAATTCATGCTCGTGATTTCTGAGAGAGGATACGGCAAAATAACACCTATGACCGAGTACAGAACACAATCTCGTGCAGGTAAAGGAATGATAACCTATAGACCCAAGCAAAAAACAGGCAATTTAGTATCTTCAAAAGTAGTGGACAAAGAAGATGAAATAATGATAATAACAGTAGAAGGAATCATTATCAGAATAAAGGTGGATGAAATATCAACTATGGGACGTGCGACATCAGGAGTAAAACTCATGAATATAACGGATTCGGAAGTTGTAGCTGTAGCGACATATATAGGAGATTAAGGAGGAAAAAGTGTTTAACATAAAATATGAAGTAAAGGAAGAACTCATAATTTATCCACAAGGTGAATTGGACATATATACAACTCCAAAATTTAAAAAAGAAGTATTGAATCTATACAAAGAAAATCAAAAAAACATACTGATAGACGGAATTAATTTGGAATATATCGACTCTACAGGTTTGGGAGCATTTATGTTCATATTGAATGAAATAGAAAAGAATGAGCATAAACTCGCCATTCAAAATATAAATCCCAGCATAAAAAAACTGTTTACAATTACAAAATTAGATAATATATTTGAAATGAGGTAAAAAATGGAAAAAATCAGTCTTAAAATTCCGGCAAATGCCAAATATTTCAGTTCCGTAAGACTATTTTTATCAGGAATATTAACAGGTATGAATTTCGACATTGAAAAAATAGAAGACTTGAAAATGGCTCTTAGCGAATGTTTAAATGTAGCCCTTAAACTTGAATGTGAAGAAATAATAGAAATCGAATTTGCAATATCAGGTAATCAAATAAAAATAAAAATAGGAAATATCTGTGAAAAAGAAACAGATTTCTCGGAAGAAATATCTCTTCCTCTAAAAATAGTGGAATGTCTTGTAGATAAATGTGAAATGGAAGATGAAAATCTGATAATAACCGCAGAAGTGTAGGTAATAATATGAATGCCGAACAATATTATAAATTAAACAGAAAACTGACTAAGGAAGAAAGAAAAGATCTGTTTAAAGAATATGAAAAAACAAAGGATATGGAAATAAGAGATATTCTAATAAAGGAACATCTCTACATAGCTGAAGTACTTTCAAAAAAATATGCAGGTCGAGGAATAGACTATGACGACATATTTCAGGTAGCTTCCATAGGTCTTATATATGCAATAGAAAGATACGATTTGTCAAAGGGTTTTGAATTCTCTTCCTTTGCAACACCTACAATAATAGGGGAAATAAAAAAACATTTCAGAGACAAGGGATGGACCATCAGAGTTCCACGAAGAATTCAGGAACTGTCTAAAAAAATAAACAACGCCAGAGTTAATCTCTCACAGCAATATCAAAAAACTCCCACTGTAAATGAAATAGCCGATTATTTAAATACCACACCGGAAGAAATTCTTGAAACCATAGAAGCAAGTAAAGTATATTCCCCACAATCATTGGATATCGTATATGATTTAAACGGAGATGATAAGGAAATCAACTTAGGAGATTTAATAGGCATAGATGAAAAATATTTTGATAAAATAGAAGTAAATGACTTGCTTAAAAAAGCCATGTCAGATTTAAACGAAATAGAAAAAACCATATTGGTAGAAAGATATTTCAACGGAAGCACCCAAGTGTCAATAGCAAAAAAATTGGATATATCTCAAATGACCGTTTCAAGAATAGAAAAAAAAGTATTAACTAAAATGAAAAAAGAAATGATAAAAACCTTGGAGGCATAACATGAGCAGAAAAAAATTTATGCTATATCTCAATAAAGCTATATTTGCATTTGAAGTACTTATCTCAATAATGCTTGTAATAGGAATAGTAATATCTGTTCCGGATATTTTAAGATACTATATAAAAATACTTCAAAACGATGTTCAAGTAAGTGCAATATTATTCAATAATTTTTTATCTCACGTATTGATGCTTGTAATAGCCATGGAATTTATACTTTTATTGGTAACGCAAAACGATTCTACTACAGTTCACTTGATAACATTGGTAATAGCAAGAAAAATGTTGATAAAATCCGATGAAATGTCAGATATTCTCCTGGGGGTAATAGCAATAACAATACTATTCTTAACCAGAAAATTTCTTTCAAAGGAAAGCGGCTCAACGAATATGAAGAGGATGAACGATGAAAAAATATTTTCAGGAGCATCTGAAATAGAAGAGATAAACAGGATTTATAACTATAAAATAGATCCCCTTGACTTTGTAACTATAGGTGGATTAGTTTCAAAATTATCAGACATAAATGGAGTAGAACTTGAAGTAGGACAGATGCTTGAAGACAATGACTACATTTATGAAATTAAAAAAATGAGCAACGGACTCATAGAAGAAGTTTCAATATATAAAAAAAATAAAAAAGAATAAGGTAAGAGGTCGAAATAAATGGTAATTAAGCCGAAATCTTATAAGCAGTTAGCCTATGAAGAGCTTAAAGAAAATATAATAGAAGGAACATATAAACCCAATCAGGTTTTAAATGAAAGATCTATATCTGAAGATTTTGGAATAAGCAGAACTCCCATAAGGGAAGCTTTTCAAAGACTTTATTATGAAGGTTGGCTTGTAACAAAGGACAATAAAAAAAATGTTGTAAGAGAATTTAATTTAGAGTACATAATAATGAATCAAAAAGTAAGAGAATCTCTTGAAATTTTAGCCATAATTGAAAGTATAGATAAATTTAAGGACTCGGATGTAAAAAACTTAGAAAAGATAACAGAGGAGCAAGAACAAATAATAAAAGAAGGAAACTTTTATAAATATATAAAATTAGATAGAAAATTTCACGAATATATATATTTAATTTCAGAAAATTCCGTGTTGACAAAAATATTGTCCAATTTAAACGATACGGTGAGATATTTTGGACAAATTGCACTGAGTTATCCCAATAGACAGGAACAAACAGTAAAAGAACACAGAAAAATTATAGAAGAAATTAAAAACAAAGATGAAAGAAAAGCTGCTGAAGCCATGAAAATTCACATGGAAAACACATTAGATGCAATTAAATACAGTTATAAATAAAACAAAAGGGTTTCCCCTATTCCCATCGATGCAAAGTATCGATGAGAATAGGGGTTTTAAATTTTATGTTAAAAAATTTGCAAAAAAACTTTTAAAAAAAACATTTTCATGGTATAATGCATATGGTATACCAAGAAAAAGGAGGTAAAAAAATGAAAATTTCGTTAATACAATGTAATCTTTCGATGGGAGGTGTTGATGAAAATTATAAGTTGATTGAAAAAAAAATAAAAAATGCTTGTGAAAACAAACCAGATGTTGTAGTTTTACCGGAATTATGGGATACTTCTTTTTTTCCTGAAAACGTTAAAGAGCTTGCAGACAAAAATGGACAAAGAGCAAAATCCTTTTTATCTGAGCAGTCAAAAAAATACAATGTAAATATTGTCGGGGGATCTGTTACAAATCTTGTAGAGGATAAGTTATACAATACAAGTTATGTTTTTAACAGAGATGGTAACTTAATATCTGAATATAACAAGGTTCATTTATTTACTCCTGCCGGGGAACATAATTATTTTGAGTTTGGAGATAAAATGGCTACCTTTGAACTTGATGGAGTAAAATGCGGACAAATTATATGCTATGATATAAGATTTTTAGAATGGGTCAGAATGAACGCTTTAGATGATATAAGTATTCTATTCGTTCCTGCAGCATGGCCGGAGGTAAGAAATCTTCATTGGGATGTTTTAAACAGAGCAAGGGCTATTGAAAACCAAATGTTTGTAGTTTGTGTTAACAGTACCGGAAAAGCCGGAGAAGGAAAATTTGGCGGTCATAGTGCTATAATCGATCCTTGGGGAGAATATATAGTAAAACCTGATGACAAAGAAGAAATTAAAACAGGTGAAATAGACTTATCAATAATAAAGGACATAAGGGAAAGAATAAACGTATTTAGAGATAGAAGAAAAGATTTATATAATTTGGAATAGGTGATTTAATTGGAATTTTTATTAAATAATGAAAAGATTTCTGTGAATTTTAAAGATGTTTACATCATAGGTTATGCCGGAAGAGATATGAAAAAAACGCAAGAACATATTGATGAGTTGGAAAGAGATTTAGGAGTAAAACCTCCAAAGAAAATACCAACAATATTTGAATGTTCAAATGAACTTGTGACACAGGAAAAGGATTTAAAGTTTATAGGCGAGATGACTTCGGGAGAATGTGAATACATAATAATCAAATCTGCAGATAAAATTTACATCACATTAGGATCCGACCATACTGATAGAGAACTTGAAAGCGTAGATATCTCAAAGGCTAAACAAGTATGTGTTAAACCTGTTGCAAAGGAAGTTTGGGATTATGAAGAAGTAAAGGATCATTGGGATGACATTTTACTTAAATCCTATATAACTGTAGATGGAGAAGAAAAGCTTTATCAAGACGGAACACTGGCAGACATTTTACCCGTTGAAAAAATTCTTCAGGAATTAGATGAAAGAGTTGGAAATTTGGAAGATACATTGATATTTTCAGGAACAGTTCCACTTAAAGAAGGATTTATTTACGGAGAAAAATTCAGATCCGAAATGATAGATGAAAATTTAGACAGAAAAATAGAATTTGAATATCTAATTAATGTAAAAGGTGTGGAGGAATTATAATGAAAAAAATTATTTCTAAAATTTTAGTATTGGCAATTATGTTGGGTCTATTGGCAGGATGTTCAGGCGGAGGTTCAAGTACAGATAAAACAGATTCAGCTTCACCCGCAGCTGAAGGCGGCGGAGACAAAATAGAGATAAAAATAGCGTGTGTAGGTAACGAAGATCACCAATCTACAATTGCGGCAAAGTTATTTAAAGAAAAACTTGAAGAAAAATCTGACGATTTTAAAATCGACATATATCCCAACGCTTCACTTGGCGGAGAAAGAGAAGCAGCTGAAGGAGTTAAGCTTGGAACTATTCAAATGACCATAGTTACATCAGACGGAACTTTACCTGCATGGGTACCTGATATTCAAGTTTTATCAATTCCTTATTTGTTTGAAAATTCAGAAAAGGCATATACAGCTCTTGACGGAATAATAACTGAAAAATTAAATTCCAAATTCGAAGAAGCAGGCTTTAAGCATTTGGCATATGGAGAGCTTGGATTTAGACATTTCACAAATTCCAAGAAAGAAATAAACAGCGCTGAAGATTTAAAAGGTCTATCAATAAGAGTTCAAGAAGCTCCCATCTGGTTTGCACTTCTTGAAAGTTTAGGAGCTTCTGCTGTACCTGTACCCTTTAATGAACTATATACGGCTCTTCAACAAGGAATGTGTGACGGACAGGAAAATCCGGTAGCGTCAATTGCCACTTCTAAATTCAATGAAGTTCAAAAATATCTGAGTTTAGATGGACATACCTATGCAGCAATAAGCTATATAATGAACAAAGATTTCTTTGATGGATTAACTCCTGAACAACAAGAAGCTATTCAAAGTGCATCAACTGAATCAGCACAAGAACAAAGAAAAGTAGTTTCAGAAAAAGAAGCTGAATATTTACAACAACTTAAAGATAGCGGAATGATAGTTACAGAACCTGACAAAGCATCCTTCGTAGAAGCAACAAAGGACATCTATACTCTACCTGAAGTTAAAAAATTAGTGTCTCCTGAGTTTGTTGATGAAGTAAGAGAAGCTATTAAATAAGTGGTGATTTAATGAAATTTTTAGAGAAAATTCTTAAATTTGTAATGATAGTGAGTTCAGCAGTACTTGCTATTGTTACATTTCTACAAGTAGTCATGAGATTTGTCTTTTCCAATCCTGTAGGTTGGGGACAAGATATCATAAGACTTAGCTTTGTGTATCTCGTATTTTTAGGAGCGGCTTATTGTCTTAAAACGGGAGATCATTTAAATATAGACTTAGTTTTCAGTTTTTTATCGAAAAAAGCCGGAAAAATGTTAAATATATTTATTTATATAGTGTTATTGTTTTTCTTCGTATTTTTGCTGGTATTCGGCATAGTTTTTACACAAACGGGCAGTACACAACTTGCTCCTTATACGGGAATACCCATGATGTACTACTATATGAGCATACCCATCAGCGCATTTTATATGATTTTATATTGCATAGAACTACTAAGGGATGCAATTAAGGATTATAGAGGAAAAAATGAGGTCAAAAAAGAAGAGGTGAATTTATGATTATTATACTGATTTTATTTATATCATTTTTCATAGGTTTTCCCATAGCTTTCGCACTGGGGCTGGTATCTCTTGGACAAATTGCAATTGACGGATATCCCTTATTGGTAGTAATACAAAGGATGT
Proteins encoded in this window:
- the sigB gene encoding DNA-directed RNA polymerase sigma subunit SigB (Sigma factors are initiation factors that promote the attachment of RNA polymerase to specific initiation sites and are then released. Sigma B is not essential for sporulation; rather it is required for maximal expression of ctc and csbA which are transcribed in the early stationary phase under conditions inimical to sporulation. May play a role in the ability of the bacterium to adapt to various stresses but is not essential for its survival under these conditions. Positively regulates expression of its own operon; High confidence in function and specificity), with protein sequence MNAEQYYKLNRKLTKEERKDLFKEYEKTKDMEIRDILIKEHLYIAEVLSKKYAGRGIDYDDIFQVASIGLIYAIERYDLSKGFEFSSFATPTIIGEIKKHFRDKGWTIRVPRRIQELSKKINNARVNLSQQYQKTPTVNEIADYLNTTPEEILETIEASKVYSPQSLDIVYDLNGDDKEINLGDLIGIDEKYFDKIEVNDLLKKAMSDLNEIEKTILVERYFNGSTQVSIAKKLDISQMTVSRIEKKVLTKMKKEMIKTLEA
- a CDS encoding hypothetical protein (High confidence in function and specificity), producing MSRKKFMLYLNKAIFAFEVLISIMLVIGIVISVPDILRYYIKILQNDVQVSAILFNNFLSHVLMLVIAMEFILLLVTQNDSTTVHLITLVIARKMLIKSDEMSDILLGVIAITILFLTRKFLSKESGSTNMKRMNDEKIFSGASEIEEINRIYNYKIDPLDFVTIGGLVSKLSDINGVELEVGQMLEDNDYIYEIKKMSNGLIEEVSIYKKNKKE
- a CDS encoding GntR family transcriptional regulator (The HTH GntR family has many members distributed among diverse bacterial groups that regulate various biological processes. It was named GntR after the Bacillus subtilis repressor of the gluconate operon.In general, these proteins contain a DNA-binding HTH domain at the N terminus, and an effector binding or oligomerisation domain at the C terminus; High confidence in function and specificity) is translated as MVIKPKSYKQLAYEELKENIIEGTYKPNQVLNERSISEDFGISRTPIREAFQRLYYEGWLVTKDNKKNVVREFNLEYIIMNQKVRESLEILAIIESIDKFKDSDVKNLEKITEEQEQIIKEGNFYKYIKLDRKFHEYIYLISENSVLTKILSNLNDTVRYFGQIALSYPNRQEQTVKEHRKIIEEIKNKDERKAAEAMKIHMENTLDAIKYSYK